A genomic stretch from Sphaerodactylus townsendi isolate TG3544 linkage group LG15, MPM_Stown_v2.3, whole genome shotgun sequence includes:
- the REEP1 gene encoding receptor expression-enhancing protein 1 isoform X3 — protein MVSWVISRLVVLIFGTLYPAYYSYKAVKSKDIKEYVKWMMYWIIFAIFTTVETFTDIFLCWFPFYYELKIAFVAWLLSPYTKGSSLLYRKFVHPTLSSKEKEIDDCLIQAKDRSYDALVHFGKRGLNVAATAAVMAASKGQGALSERLRSFSMQDLTTIRGESSSAVSPPPSAPTISVRKSIKQSQPKTARTASGSAGCLVCSCCLEGRIIVGTTQKP, from the exons gCTCATATTCGGCACTCTATACCCCGCATATTACTCTTACAAAGCTGTAAAATCGAAGGATATTAAAGAATAT GTAAAATGGATGATGTATTGGATCATATTTGCCATCTTCACAACAGTAGAGACATTCACAGACATTTTTCTTTGCTG gtttCCATTTTATTATGAACTCAAAATAGCTTTTGTAGCTTGGTTGTTGTCTCCATACACAAAGGGGTCCAGCCTGCTATACAGAAAATTTGTACACCCAACACTGTCCTCAAAAGAGAAG GAAATTGATGACTGCCTAATCCAAGCAAAAGATCGAAGTTATGATGCCCTGGTGCATTTTGGAAAACGAGGATTGAATGTTGCAGCAACAgctgctgtgatggcagcttCCAAG GGTCAAGGAGCTCTCTCAGAAAGACTCCGGAGCTTCAGCATGCAAGACCTCACCACCATTCGAGGAGAGAGCAGCAGCGCTGTGTCCCCACCTCCTTCTGCCCCGACCATTTCAGTTCGGAAAAGCATCAAGCAGAGCCAGCCCAAAACAGCCAGAACTGCATCAGGAAGTGCTGGATGTTTAG TGTGTTCATGTTGTTTGGAGGGCCGAATCATCGTAG
- the REEP1 gene encoding receptor expression-enhancing protein 1 isoform X4 produces the protein MVSWVISRLVVLIFGTLYPAYYSYKAVKSKDIKEYVKWMMYWIIFAIFTTVETFTDIFLCWFPFYYELKIAFVAWLLSPYTKGSSLLYRKFVHPTLSSKEKEIDDCLIQAKDRSYDALVHFGKRGLNVAATAAVMAASKGQGALSERLRSFSMQDLTTIRGESSSAVSPPPSAPTISVRKSIKQSQPKTARTASGSAGCLGTTQKP, from the exons gCTCATATTCGGCACTCTATACCCCGCATATTACTCTTACAAAGCTGTAAAATCGAAGGATATTAAAGAATAT GTAAAATGGATGATGTATTGGATCATATTTGCCATCTTCACAACAGTAGAGACATTCACAGACATTTTTCTTTGCTG gtttCCATTTTATTATGAACTCAAAATAGCTTTTGTAGCTTGGTTGTTGTCTCCATACACAAAGGGGTCCAGCCTGCTATACAGAAAATTTGTACACCCAACACTGTCCTCAAAAGAGAAG GAAATTGATGACTGCCTAATCCAAGCAAAAGATCGAAGTTATGATGCCCTGGTGCATTTTGGAAAACGAGGATTGAATGTTGCAGCAACAgctgctgtgatggcagcttCCAAG GGTCAAGGAGCTCTCTCAGAAAGACTCCGGAGCTTCAGCATGCAAGACCTCACCACCATTCGAGGAGAGAGCAGCAGCGCTGTGTCCCCACCTCCTTCTGCCCCGACCATTTCAGTTCGGAAAAGCATCAAGCAGAGCCAGCCCAAAACAGCCAGAACTGCATCAGGAAGTGCTGGATGTTTAG